One genomic window of Inquilinus sp. KBS0705 includes the following:
- a CDS encoding SprT family zinc-dependent metalloprotease, whose product MDKVKVLEKYLPPGAAPLIGRWIDYFKCEFKISRNRGTKFGDYRAPYDGKGHRISVNFDLNPYAFLVTTVHEFAHLHTWNEHKQKAKPHGTEWKTNFKKMMQPFFEKDVFPPDVKQAITNYLNNPAASSCSDLTLYRSLRKYDAPKESVHTVEKLPLKALFKLKDGRVFRKEEKLRKRYKCIEVSSKRVYLFSPVAEVELLQD is encoded by the coding sequence TTGGATAAAGTAAAAGTTCTCGAAAAATATCTTCCGCCTGGTGCGGCCCCGCTTATTGGCCGCTGGATAGATTACTTTAAGTGCGAGTTTAAAATATCGCGCAACCGCGGCACCAAGTTTGGCGACTACCGCGCACCATATGATGGCAAAGGGCACCGCATATCTGTAAACTTCGACCTTAACCCCTATGCTTTTTTAGTAACCACCGTACACGAGTTTGCACACCTGCATACCTGGAACGAGCATAAGCAAAAAGCCAAGCCGCATGGCACCGAGTGGAAGACGAATTTTAAAAAGATGATGCAACCTTTTTTTGAAAAAGATGTTTTTCCGCCGGATGTAAAGCAAGCCATTACCAATTACCTGAACAACCCCGCCGCCTCCAGCTGCTCAGACCTCACCCTGTACCGCTCACTGCGTAAATATGACGCGCCGAAGGAATCTGTGCACACGGTAGAGAAGCTGCCGCTAAAGGCCCTATTTAAGCTTAAGGACGGCCGCGTTTTTCGTAAAGAGGAAAAGCTGCGCAAACGCTATAAATGTATTGAGGTAAGCAGCAAAAGGGTATACCTGTTTAGCCCCGTTGCAGAGGTGGAGTTGTTGCAGGATTAA
- the feoB gene encoding ferrous iron transport protein B, producing MKADIRVALVGNPNTGKSTLFNALTGLNQKIGNFPGVTVDKKIGYTQLPDGRGAEIIDLPGTYSLYPKSKDESIVFSVLAEKGGELKPDLVVVILDATNLKRNLLLYTQVADLKIPVVVALNMIDLSKKAGIKIDINLLAEKLGVPIVPIAARKLQGIAELKTAISYANKFALQQESIDVRAIAPEMVDAISKENNIDVPYLALQLAHQHETLKFLTPAESDRIEDLEQQFSFHSQKAQGAETIARYNYINDLLYDTVKTPQTAYDESHSNKIDKILTHRVFGFIIFMGILLFMFQSIFAWSAYPMSLIEDLFVWAEGGLRHILPAGPLADLLIDGVVAGLSGVMVFIPQIAILFAFISILEDTGYMSRVTFMMDKIMRKVGLNGKSVVPLIGGFACAVPSIMSTRTIENWKDRMITIMVTPLVTCSARLPVYTLLIALVVPNKNVWFIFNLQGLALTGMYVLSLVSAVLVAYVMKFVLKARERGYFIMELPVYRMPRWNNVLFSMYDRAKTFVLEAGKVIIAVSVILWVLSSYGPGNRFQKIDQKYSQPQYAQSMKPDSLKRVISSEKLENSYAGVLGHVIEPVIKPIGFDWKIGIALITSFAAREVFVGTMATIYSVEGDADKIDSVQDKMRHAKNPDTGQPVFTLAVAFSLMMFYAFAMQCASTVAVVYRETKDWRWPAAQFAYMTVLAYGASFLVYHLLK from the coding sequence TTGAAAGCTGACATCAGAGTAGCGCTTGTAGGCAATCCCAACACCGGTAAATCAACGCTCTTTAATGCACTAACCGGTTTAAACCAAAAAATAGGAAATTTTCCGGGGGTTACTGTTGATAAAAAAATAGGCTACACCCAACTGCCCGATGGCCGCGGTGCCGAAATAATAGATCTTCCGGGTACTTACAGCTTATACCCAAAAAGTAAAGACGAATCCATCGTGTTTTCGGTACTGGCCGAAAAAGGCGGCGAACTTAAGCCCGACCTGGTGGTGGTAATTTTAGATGCCACCAATTTAAAACGTAACCTTTTATTATATACCCAGGTTGCCGATTTAAAGATACCGGTAGTTGTGGCCCTAAACATGATAGACCTATCAAAAAAGGCGGGCATAAAAATAGACATCAACCTATTGGCCGAAAAATTGGGTGTACCCATTGTACCTATTGCCGCCCGTAAGCTACAGGGCATAGCCGAATTGAAAACGGCCATATCATACGCCAACAAATTTGCCCTGCAACAAGAAAGCATTGACGTGCGTGCCATAGCGCCCGAAATGGTTGATGCCATAAGCAAGGAAAATAATATTGATGTCCCTTACCTGGCCCTGCAACTGGCCCACCAGCACGAAACTTTAAAGTTTTTAACCCCTGCAGAAAGCGACCGTATAGAGGATTTGGAACAACAATTCTCCTTCCATTCGCAAAAAGCACAAGGGGCCGAAACCATAGCCCGCTATAATTATATAAACGACCTTTTATACGACACCGTTAAAACCCCCCAAACCGCTTATGACGAAAGCCACAGCAATAAGATAGATAAGATACTTACCCACCGGGTATTTGGCTTTATCATTTTTATGGGTATCCTATTGTTTATGTTCCAGTCAATATTTGCCTGGTCGGCTTACCCTATGTCGCTTATCGAAGATCTGTTTGTTTGGGCGGAAGGTGGCTTAAGGCATATATTGCCTGCCGGCCCATTGGCCGACCTGCTGATAGACGGCGTTGTTGCGGGCCTTAGCGGGGTAATGGTATTTATCCCGCAAATAGCCATCCTGTTTGCGTTTATATCCATCCTGGAAGATACCGGCTACATGTCGCGCGTAACGTTTATGATGGATAAGATAATGCGCAAGGTTGGGCTTAACGGCAAATCTGTGGTGCCTTTAATAGGCGGCTTTGCCTGTGCCGTACCATCAATTATGAGTACCCGCACCATCGAGAACTGGAAGGACAGGATGATAACCATTATGGTTACCCCGCTGGTTACCTGCTCGGCCCGTTTACCTGTTTATACCTTGTTGATTGCCCTGGTAGTGCCCAACAAAAATGTATGGTTTATTTTTAATTTGCAGGGCCTGGCATTAACAGGCATGTACGTGTTAAGCTTAGTATCGGCAGTACTGGTGGCCTACGTAATGAAGTTTGTTTTAAAAGCGCGCGAACGAGGCTATTTTATAATGGAGCTGCCGGTTTACCGCATGCCCCGCTGGAACAATGTGCTATTTTCGATGTACGATAGGGCCAAAACATTTGTGTTAGAGGCTGGCAAGGTTATCATAGCAGTATCGGTAATACTTTGGGTGCTGTCATCATACGGGCCGGGTAACCGTTTCCAAAAAATAGACCAAAAATACAGCCAGCCGCAATACGCGCAAAGCATGAAACCCGATAGCCTTAAACGGGTGATATCGTCCGAAAAATTAGAGAATTCATATGCCGGTGTATTAGGGCACGTAATTGAGCCGGTGATAAAACCAATCGGTTTCGACTGGAAAATAGGTATAGCATTGATCACCTCTTTTGCCGCCCGCGAGGTATTTGTAGGCACCATGGCTACCATTTACAGCGTAGAGGGCGATGCTGATAAAATAGACTCGGTGCAAGACAAAATGCGCCATGCTAAAAATCCTGATACCGGGCAGCCTGTGTTTACGTTAGCCGTGGCCTTTTCGCTAATGATGTTTTATGCCTTTGCCATGCAATGCGCCAGCACCGTTGCCGTGGTATACCGCGAAACCAAAGACTGGCGCTGGCCTGCAGCCCAGTTTGCTTACATGACGGTTCTGGCCTACGGCGCATCATTTTTGGTATATCACCTGTTGAAGTAG
- a CDS encoding ferrous iron transport protein A → MQTTLSQLEVGETGIVKEFSDLEMSVKLMEMGCLPGEQIKVSRIAPMGDPIAIHVSGYQLSLRKFEASTIILQ, encoded by the coding sequence ATGCAAACAACGCTTTCACAACTCGAAGTAGGAGAAACTGGTATTGTTAAGGAATTTTCTGACCTGGAAATGTCTGTTAAGTTAATGGAAATGGGTTGCCTTCCGGGCGAGCAAATTAAAGTTTCGCGTATAGCGCCCATGGGCGATCCTATTGCCATTCATGTTTCGGGTTATCAGTTAAGCCTTCGTAAATTCGAAGCTTCGACTATAATTTTGCAGTAG
- a CDS encoding glycine cleavage system protein H, with product MKMTFKYYGPAFLWACFILIICVIPLGGVDKGPLFFAGFDKLVHCGLFFVLAVLYCAGSIRKWHTRTIRIEIAVKNTIVLISFGALIEAIQNYLPWRSADGADLFADTIGACMGIFSVIVTAYAVNHEKS from the coding sequence ATGAAGATGACTTTTAAATATTACGGGCCTGCATTTTTGTGGGCCTGCTTTATTTTAATAATATGTGTAATTCCGCTGGGAGGGGTTGATAAAGGCCCTCTGTTTTTTGCGGGTTTTGATAAGCTGGTACATTGCGGGCTGTTTTTTGTTTTAGCTGTTTTGTATTGCGCCGGCAGTATACGTAAATGGCATACCCGAACCATACGTATAGAGATAGCCGTTAAAAACACTATTGTACTTATTAGCTTTGGTGCTTTAATAGAGGCTATACAAAATTATTTGCCCTGGCGAAGCGCGGATGGGGCCGACCTTTTTGCCGATACCATAGGTGCCTGTATGGGAATTTTTAGTGTAATAGTTACCGCTTATGCTGTTAACCATGAAAAAAGTTAA
- the gcvH gene encoding glycine cleavage system protein GcvH, translating to MTFPAELKYTKDHEWIRVEGNEAFIGITEFAQGELGDIVYIDINTVGQDVAKEEVFGTVEAVKTVSDLFMPLDGTILEINSLLDSQPELVNSDPYGDGWMVKISLKDAADAEALLSADDYKAVIGQ from the coding sequence ATGACATTTCCTGCAGAATTAAAATATACAAAAGACCACGAATGGATTCGTGTTGAAGGCAACGAAGCCTTTATTGGCATTACCGAGTTTGCACAAGGCGAGTTAGGTGATATTGTTTATATAGACATTAACACCGTTGGGCAGGATGTAGCTAAAGAAGAAGTTTTTGGAACTGTTGAAGCTGTGAAAACCGTATCGGACCTGTTTATGCCGCTTGATGGCACCATCTTAGAAATTAACTCGTTGTTGGATAGCCAACCCGAGCTGGTAAACTCTGACCCATATGGCGATGGATGGATGGTAAAAATAAGCCTTAAAGACGCTGCTGATGCAGAAGCCCTATTATCTGCTGATGATTACAAAGCTGTAATTGGCCAATAA
- a CDS encoding DUF4142 domain-containing protein, translating to MKKFSLMAMIALAACSFQACNNASKDSKETADSVNAVKDTTTNGSTGIAVDEMDAKFATDAANAGMAEVAAGKLASEKATNAQVKDFANMMVMDHTKANEELMAIAKTKNITLPTAPDADHQKMLTDLSAKSGAEFDKAYVDAMVNGHKKVASMLEDASKKCKDSELMAFATKTLPTVKAHLAKIEAIQAGMK from the coding sequence ATGAAAAAATTTAGTTTAATGGCAATGATAGCGCTTGCAGCGTGTTCATTCCAGGCATGTAACAACGCCTCAAAAGACAGTAAAGAAACAGCCGATAGCGTAAACGCTGTAAAAGACACCACTACCAACGGATCGACAGGTATTGCTGTTGATGAAATGGACGCCAAGTTTGCAACCGATGCTGCTAACGCAGGTATGGCCGAAGTTGCTGCCGGTAAATTAGCTTCAGAAAAAGCAACCAATGCACAGGTTAAAGATTTTGCTAATATGATGGTGATGGACCATACCAAAGCAAATGAAGAATTAATGGCTATAGCCAAGACCAAAAATATTACCCTGCCAACCGCGCCCGATGCCGATCATCAAAAAATGTTGACAGATCTTTCTGCAAAATCAGGTGCCGAGTTTGATAAAGCATATGTTGATGCAATGGTTAACGGTCACAAAAAAGTAGCATCGATGTTAGAAGATGCATCTAAAAAATGTAAAGATAGCGAGCTGATGGCTTTTGCTACCAAAACATTGCCTACCGTTAAAGCGCACCTTGCAAAAATTGAGGCTATACAAGCCGGCATGAAATAA
- a CDS encoding oxidoreductase — MSAPIITGLMAYGMSGRIFHAPFIHSNPAFQLKAVVERNEKKAGKVYPDIISYNSIDDLLNDETIELIIVNTPNNTHLDYAIRAMQAGKHVLLEKPAAATSAEVKQLFDVGRQLKKHVMIYQNRRYDSGFLSTKAVIESGRLGTPIEVIFRMDRYKAAIGPKGFKESKDIPANGLVYDLGPHLIDNAISLFGRPLSFTKTTGIYREGSEVPDYFHFHLTYPNQLNVFLTSGLQIAGEYPGFIVNGTLGSFIKNRTDVQEGQLDKGMMPTDNGYGVEPAGNEGTLITVGADNQKQTELVPSSKGDYSEIFDAVYHTIRNNALFPVTEEHIAWQLEMLEA; from the coding sequence ATGTCAGCACCTATTATAACCGGCTTAATGGCCTACGGAATGTCGGGCCGTATTTTTCACGCGCCATTTATACATAGTAACCCGGCATTCCAGCTTAAGGCTGTGGTGGAGCGGAACGAGAAAAAGGCAGGCAAGGTTTATCCGGATATTATCAGCTACAACAGCATCGACGATTTGCTTAACGACGAAACGATAGAGCTGATAATTGTTAACACGCCAAACAACACCCACCTTGATTATGCCATCAGGGCTATGCAGGCCGGCAAACATGTACTGCTCGAAAAACCGGCTGCTGCAACCAGTGCCGAAGTAAAGCAGCTATTTGATGTGGGCCGGCAGCTGAAAAAGCACGTAATGATATACCAAAACCGCCGGTACGATAGCGGTTTTTTATCAACCAAAGCTGTAATTGAAAGCGGCCGCCTGGGTACACCAATAGAGGTGATATTTAGAATGGACCGGTATAAAGCCGCGATAGGCCCGAAAGGCTTTAAGGAGTCGAAAGATATCCCCGCAAACGGCCTGGTGTACGACCTTGGCCCGCATTTAATAGATAATGCCATTAGCTTGTTTGGCAGGCCGCTGTCTTTCACAAAAACTACTGGCATATACCGCGAGGGATCGGAGGTGCCCGATTATTTCCATTTTCATTTAACGTATCCTAACCAACTGAACGTGTTTTTAACATCGGGCTTGCAAATAGCAGGTGAATATCCCGGCTTTATAGTAAACGGTACACTGGGCAGCTTTATAAAAAACCGCACAGATGTACAGGAGGGCCAATTAGACAAAGGGATGATGCCTACTGATAATGGCTATGGCGTAGAGCCTGCCGGCAACGAGGGTACGTTAATAACCGTTGGTGCCGATAATCAAAAACAAACCGAGTTAGTGCCATCAAGCAAGGGTGATTACTCGGAAATATTTGATGCCGTTTATCATACAATCCGGAATAATGCGTTATTCCCTGTAACAGAAGAACATATTGCCTGGCAGCTTGAAATGCTGGAGGCTTAA
- a CDS encoding thioredoxin family protein, with the protein MVTLKHMKRLVFALGLIIFASCSRAQTYTPPPVIAPYKMLKLDNTYTTPADLKKDKPVMLIYFAPDCSHCQKLIYDMKPVMNSFKDIQVVMITFADIRMVKTFNDDYKLSDYPNFTLGTEGYTYKVQRYYNLQTTPYIAIYDKKGNLVKAFEKVPKIPELVATVKKV; encoded by the coding sequence ATGGTTACTTTAAAACATATGAAAAGATTAGTATTTGCCCTTGGCCTTATCATTTTTGCAAGCTGCTCAAGAGCGCAGACATACACCCCACCACCGGTTATTGCACCCTATAAAATGCTGAAACTGGATAATACCTACACTACGCCGGCAGATCTTAAGAAGGATAAGCCCGTAATGCTGATATACTTTGCACCCGATTGCAGCCATTGCCAAAAGCTGATATACGATATGAAGCCGGTAATGAACAGCTTTAAAGATATACAGGTAGTGATGATAACCTTTGCCGATATAAGAATGGTAAAAACTTTTAACGATGACTACAAACTATCTGATTATCCCAATTTTACTTTAGGCACCGAAGGATATACTTACAAAGTACAAAGGTACTACAACTTACAAACCACCCCCTACATTGCCATATACGACAAAAAGGGCAACCTGGTAAAGGCCTTTGAAAAGGTACCTAAGATACCTGAACTGGTAGCCACGGTTAAAAAAGTTTAA
- a CDS encoding succinate dehydrogenase/fumarate reductase iron-sulfur subunit, which yields MMSGNMNLTLKVWRQKNTQTSGKFVTYKAENISPDMSFLEMLDVVNESLAINGDEPIYFDHDCREGICGSCSLYINGRPHGPKRAITTCQLHMRSFSDGQTITIEPWRSAAFPVVKDLATDRSAFDRIQQAGGFISINTGGVPDANVIPIPKVIADEAFNSATCIGCGACVAACKNASAMLFTSAKITQLSLLPQGQPERYSRVQAMVAQMDKEGFGNCTNTGACEAECPKEITLNNIARMNNDFFSAKLFREEHAHDHTGGE from the coding sequence ATAATGAGCGGAAATATGAACCTGACGCTGAAAGTATGGCGCCAAAAAAACACACAAACATCAGGCAAGTTTGTGACTTATAAGGCCGAAAACATTTCGCCTGATATGTCTTTTCTTGAAATGCTGGACGTTGTGAATGAAAGCCTGGCTATTAACGGTGATGAGCCTATTTACTTTGACCACGATTGCCGCGAAGGTATCTGCGGGTCGTGCTCATTATACATCAATGGCAGGCCGCACGGGCCTAAAAGGGCTATTACCACATGCCAGTTGCACATGCGTAGCTTTAGCGATGGCCAAACCATTACTATCGAGCCATGGCGCTCGGCGGCTTTCCCGGTAGTGAAGGATCTGGCTACCGATCGTTCTGCTTTCGACCGTATACAACAGGCGGGTGGATTTATATCTATTAACACCGGCGGTGTACCCGATGCCAACGTAATACCCATACCCAAAGTTATTGCTGATGAGGCATTTAACTCGGCTACCTGTATAGGTTGCGGGGCTTGTGTTGCTGCTTGTAAAAACGCATCGGCAATGCTGTTTACCTCGGCTAAGATAACCCAGCTAAGCTTGTTACCACAAGGCCAGCCCGAGCGTTATAGCCGTGTACAGGCCATGGTTGCCCAAATGGATAAGGAAGGCTTTGGTAACTGTACCAATACCGGCGCCTGCGAAGCAGAATGCCCTAAAGAGATAACTTTAAACAACATTGCCCGCATGAACAACGACTTTTTTAGTGCGAAACTATTTAGAGAAGAGCATGCGCACGACCATACCGGCGGCGAATAA
- a CDS encoding fumarate reductase/succinate dehydrogenase flavoprotein subunit, translating into MSLDAKIPQGPLAEKWSKHKFNLKLVNPSNKRKYDIIVVGTGLAGASAAASLAALGYNVKAFCFQDSPRRAHSIAAQGGINAAKNYQNDGDSVYRLFYDTIKGGDYRAREGNVYRLAEVSVNIIDQCVAQGVPFAREYGGLLDNRSFGGSQVSRTFYARGQTGQQLLLGAYSALNRQINLGKVKMYTRTEMLDVVIVDGQAKGIVTRNMMTGEIETHAGHAVLLATGGYGNVFYLSTNAIGSNVTAAWRAHKRGAYFANPCYTQIHPTCIPVTGDHQSKLTLMSESLRNDGRVWAPKTKEVAEKLRKKEITAAQVKEDERDYFLERKYPSFGNLVPRDVASRNAKEMVDEGKGVGGSGFAVFLDFAEAIERLGEDTVRAKYGNLFDMYYQITDENPYKQPMRIYPAVHYTMGGLWVDYNLSTNVPGLYAMGECNFSDHGANRLGASALMQGLADGYFVIPYTLGDYLATIGPKPVDKNHPAFEQTKQDVIAYVNKLLALKGTKTVNEYHRELGHIIWEYCGMARTEEGLTKAKGLIQALKADFWKNALVTGGNEEINASLERAGRVADFIELGELMIDDALMRRESCGGHFRLESQTEEGEALRDDENFAFVAAWEFKGENQPEVLHKEELVFENVKLTQRSYK; encoded by the coding sequence ATGAGTTTAGATGCTAAAATTCCGCAAGGCCCATTAGCCGAAAAATGGAGCAAGCATAAATTTAATTTAAAGCTGGTTAACCCTTCCAATAAGCGTAAGTACGATATTATTGTTGTAGGTACTGGTTTAGCGGGCGCTTCGGCGGCTGCTTCATTAGCCGCATTAGGTTATAATGTTAAAGCATTTTGTTTTCAGGATAGCCCGCGCCGTGCACACTCTATTGCTGCACAAGGCGGTATTAATGCTGCAAAAAACTACCAAAACGATGGCGATAGTGTTTATCGCTTATTTTATGATACCATTAAAGGTGGCGATTACCGCGCCCGCGAAGGCAACGTTTATCGCCTAGCCGAAGTGTCAGTAAATATCATTGACCAGTGTGTTGCACAAGGTGTTCCTTTTGCCCGCGAGTATGGCGGTTTATTAGATAACCGTTCTTTCGGTGGTTCGCAGGTTTCGCGTACATTTTATGCACGTGGCCAAACAGGGCAGCAACTTTTGTTAGGTGCTTATTCGGCTTTAAACCGCCAAATAAACCTGGGTAAGGTAAAAATGTACACCCGTACCGAAATGCTCGACGTTGTTATTGTTGACGGCCAGGCCAAAGGTATTGTTACCCGTAACATGATGACCGGCGAAATTGAAACCCATGCAGGCCATGCGGTTTTATTAGCCACAGGCGGTTACGGAAACGTGTTTTACCTGTCAACAAACGCAATTGGATCAAACGTAACGGCAGCATGGCGCGCGCACAAACGCGGCGCATACTTTGCCAACCCATGCTATACACAAATACACCCAACCTGTATACCGGTAACCGGCGACCATCAAAGTAAGCTTACGCTGATGTCAGAATCGTTGCGTAACGATGGCCGTGTTTGGGCACCAAAAACTAAGGAAGTTGCAGAGAAGCTCCGCAAAAAGGAGATCACAGCCGCCCAGGTAAAAGAAGACGAGCGCGATTACTTCTTAGAACGTAAATACCCATCATTCGGAAACCTTGTGCCTCGCGACGTTGCTTCACGTAACGCCAAAGAGATGGTAGACGAAGGTAAGGGTGTTGGGGGTTCGGGGTTTGCGGTATTCCTTGATTTTGCTGAAGCGATTGAGCGCTTAGGCGAAGATACCGTTAGAGCTAAGTACGGCAACCTGTTTGATATGTATTATCAAATAACTGATGAAAACCCGTATAAACAGCCAATGCGTATCTATCCTGCAGTACACTATACAATGGGTGGCCTTTGGGTTGATTATAACTTAAGTACTAACGTACCGGGTTTATATGCCATGGGCGAATGTAATTTTAGCGACCACGGTGCAAACCGCTTAGGTGCATCAGCATTAATGCAGGGTTTAGCCGATGGATACTTTGTTATCCCTTATACTTTAGGAGACTACCTCGCTACCATTGGTCCAAAACCGGTTGATAAGAACCACCCTGCATTTGAGCAAACCAAGCAGGATGTTATTGCATACGTTAATAAATTGCTTGCTTTAAAGGGCACCAAAACCGTTAACGAATATCACCGCGAATTAGGCCATATCATTTGGGAGTATTGCGGTATGGCACGTACCGAAGAAGGATTGACCAAAGCAAAAGGCTTGATACAAGCGTTAAAGGCCGATTTTTGGAAAAATGCACTGGTAACCGGCGGGAACGAGGAAATAAACGCATCGCTTGAAAGAGCGGGCCGGGTTGCCGATTTTATAGAGCTTGGCGAACTAATGATAGACGACGCCTTAATGCGCCGCGAATCGTGTGGTGGCCACTTCCGCCTTGAGTCGCAAACCGAAGAGGGTGAGGCATTGCGCGACGACGAGAACTTTGCTTTTGTTGCGGCATGGGAGTTTAAAGGTGAAAACCAACCCGAAGTGTTGCACAAAGAAGAGCTTGTATTTGAAAATGTTAAGTTAACACAACGTAGTTATAAATAG
- a CDS encoding succinate dehydrogenase cytochrome b subunit — protein sequence MSEFKQTFNSSLGKKLIMALTGLFLCTFLIVHLGGNLLLFNNDNGYSFNAYANFLTHFPPIEVIAYLLYLAIIVHSIYALVLTIKNRRARPVGYAVATKSPASWSSKNMGLLGSILFLFIVIHMGDFWYNYKYSNTIGFKEYRTNLLNGETVVSDFKPENPDFERSLTTEKDVEIMRVKDLHARITSSFSHLWYVAFYVIAMGAVSFHLLHGFQSAFHTLGWVHKKYKPIIYFFGTWLFAVIIPVGFALMPIVYYIKSL from the coding sequence ATGAGCGAATTTAAACAAACCTTTAACTCATCACTGGGAAAAAAGCTGATAATGGCTTTAACAGGCTTGTTTTTGTGTACTTTTTTAATTGTACACCTGGGGGGTAACCTGTTACTGTTTAATAACGATAATGGCTACTCTTTTAATGCCTATGCTAATTTCTTAACGCATTTCCCGCCTATAGAGGTTATAGCTTACCTTTTATACCTGGCTATAATAGTACATTCTATTTATGCGCTGGTATTAACTATTAAAAACCGCAGGGCAAGGCCTGTAGGCTATGCTGTTGCAACAAAATCGCCGGCTTCATGGTCTTCAAAAAACATGGGCCTTTTAGGTTCTATTCTGTTTTTGTTCATCGTTATACACATGGGCGATTTTTGGTATAACTATAAATATAGCAACACCATAGGTTTTAAAGAATACCGCACTAACCTGCTAAACGGCGAAACGGTAGTATCCGACTTTAAGCCCGAGAACCCTGACTTTGAGCGTTCTTTAACAACAGAAAAGGATGTTGAGATAATGCGCGTAAAAGATTTGCATGCACGTATTACATCAAGCTTTAGCCACTTATGGTATGTTGCTTTTTATGTTATTGCAATGGGTGCGGTATCTTTTCACTTATTGCATGGTTTTCAAAGCGCGTTTCATACACTGGGCTGGGTACACAAAAAGTACAAGCCTATCATTTACTTCTTTGGCACATGGTTATTTGCGGTTATTATTCCCGTAGGTTTCGCGTTAATGCCAATAGTATATTACATAAAAAGTTTATAA
- the pdeM gene encoding ligase-associated DNA damage response endonuclease PdeM, translating into MSAGTPFHFLDQDLLLLPQKAIYWQQQKALIAADVHLGKVGHFRKAGIAIPRDMEQDDLAVLSDLIHEYRPETIVFLGDLFHSDLNNDWDWFVMWRRQFPKLKIVLVKGNHDIIHDKHYTDIDIVVQDELLISPFLMLHHPLTAPDDMRQEGYVLCGHIHPGINLAGKGRQSITLPCFSFGKAQAILPSFGKFTGKVAILSRKTDKVFGVLKDKVIAIN; encoded by the coding sequence ATGAGTGCCGGCACCCCTTTCCATTTTTTAGATCAAGACCTATTATTACTACCGCAAAAGGCTATTTACTGGCAGCAGCAAAAAGCACTGATAGCAGCAGATGTTCATTTAGGCAAAGTTGGCCATTTTCGAAAGGCTGGTATTGCTATACCCCGCGATATGGAGCAAGACGACCTTGCAGTGTTATCAGACCTAATTCATGAATATCGCCCTGAGACAATTGTTTTTTTAGGCGACCTTTTTCATAGCGATTTGAATAACGATTGGGATTGGTTTGTAATGTGGCGCAGGCAGTTTCCTAAATTAAAGATCGTTTTGGTAAAGGGGAACCATGATATTATACACGATAAACACTATACCGATATTGACATAGTAGTGCAGGATGAATTATTAATAAGCCCTTTTTTGATGCTGCACCACCCGCTAACAGCCCCTGATGATATGCGACAAGAGGGATATGTTTTGTGCGGGCATATACACCCGGGCATTAATTTAGCCGGCAAGGGCCGACAAAGTATAACACTGCCTTGCTTTTCATTTGGTAAAGCCCAGGCCATTTTACCATCGTTTGGTAAGTTTACCGGTAAGGTAGCCATACTAAGCCGCAAAACAGATAAAGTTTTCGGCGTACTAAAAGATAAAGTTATAGCAATTAATTAA